The window CCGTCCGTGACTTCGGCGAGTCCGAAATCCGGCCGATTGCGCACGAGTACAACGAGGAGCAACGCTACCCCGAACAGCTCCGCCAGCAGGCCGCCGACCTGGACCTCGTGGCCCCGCACATCCCCGAGGAGTACGGTGGCGCGGGGATGGACGGCGTCGCGACGGTCATCGTCACGGAGGAGCTGTGGCGCGCCGACCCCGGCGTCGGCGGCGCCATCGCCGCCGCGGACTTCGGGACGGGCATGATTCTGGAGTACGGCGACGAGTGGATGAAGGAAGAGGTCCTGCCGCGGGTCACGGGTGGCGAGACGCCCATCGCGACCTGCATCTCGGAACCGGCCCACGGCTCGAACGTCGCCGGGATGGAGACGCGCGCCCGGAAGGACACCGCCGAGCAAAGCTCGGCGAGCCCTGCGACGGCGTCGCAGGAGGGAGACGAGTACGTCATCGACGGCGAGAAGATGTGGATAACGAACGGCACCGTCGCGGACGTCTACATCGTGATGGCCAAGACCTCGCCGGAGGACGGACACGCGGGTATCACGGCCTTCCTCACCGAGGCCGACCGCGACGGTATCGAGGCCTCGCGCATCACCAACAAGCTGGGCATCCACGCCCAGGACACCGCCGAGGTCCGATTCGACGGGCTCCGAATCCCGGCCGATAACGTCGTCGGGGAGGTGGACCGGGGGTTCTACCAGCTCATGGAGTTCTTCGCGCCGGCCCGTGCGGACGTGGCCGGGCAAGCCACGGGCGTCGCGCAGGCGGCGCTGGATGCAGCCGTCGCCTACGCCCGCGAGCGCAAGCAGTTCGACCAGCCCATCGCGGAGTTCCAGGCCATCCGACACAAGCTCGCGGAGATGGCCACCGACATCGAGGCCGCCCGGTCGCTGGCCTATCGGGCGGGGTCGGCCATCGACAGCGGCGACACGGACGAGGCGACGCGGCTCGCGTCGATGGCGAAGCTGTTCGCCTCCGAACACGCCGTCGACGTGACCGACGAGGCCATCCAGGTCCACGGGGGCGCGGGCTACGTCGACGACCACCCCGTCGAGCGCTACTACCGCGACGCCCGCGTCACGAAGATATACGACGGCACCTCCGAGATACAGAAGAACATCATCTCGGAGCAATTGCTGTGACATACCACATATCCTCCATCTTAACCAGATAGTCCGGATTTCGGTGCCGAAGAAAGGTAAGTAAGCCAGTAATATCGCCGCCACCCACGTACATACGAGTCGGAATCACCGATGCGTTTAGGCGTGTCAACGAACAACATCCGCGTATGAGATTCGTCGTAGCCGTCGATGGAACGTCCGGGAGCGACCGTGTGCTGGAACACGCGGCGTCGCTGGCGGCGGCGGCGGCGGCCGACCTGGTGCTGGTCCACGCCGTCAACCCCTCGGTGTACGAGGTGATGGACGGCCCAATCCGGGACGGGAGCAACGCCGAGGAGCGGCTCCTGCTGGAGAGTACCGAGGACGCCGAGGAACGCGGCGAGCAGCTCCTGGAGCGGGCCGCCGAGCGGATGGAAGGGGTCGACACGGAGACGGAACTGCTCTACGGCTCTCCCGCGAGCGCCATCGCCGAGTACGCCGAGGAGATCGGCGCCGACGGGGTGTTCGTCGGCCATCGCGACCTCAGCGAGGAGCAAGAGCGGGTGCTCGGCAGCGTCGCGAAGCGGCTCGTCGACAACTCCCCGGCTCCCGTGACCGTCGTTCGCTGACCCCCGCCAGCGCGTCCGTCGCCCCCGAACGACCGCGACCGGTACCGCTTTGGTGCCGGCTCCGGGACGGTCCGGCGTGCCCGAGTCGGTTCCGGACGTCTGTGTGGTCACGCATCCGCTCGCCTCGGCGGGCGAGAACGCGACCCGTAGCCTGCTCGACATCCTGAGCGCCCTGACGACGGTGTCGCTCGTCACGGCCAACCTCCCGGCCGACTCCGAGATCTGGGACCGACACGAGGTGGTCGAACTGACCGAGCGGGGCGCCGGGGACTCGCTCCCGGTCGCTGCCGCCCGCTTCCTTCGCAACCAGCTCCGGATGTGCCGAGCGATAGCCCGGCGCGACGAGGAGGTGGTGCTGTTCTTCGGAGCGACGGCGTACCTCCTCCCGATACTGTTCGCCCGGCTCCGTGGGAAGACCGTCCTGCTCCAGCCCCGCGGGGACGTACCGCTGACGCTCCGACTGAACTGGGAGCAGCGGGTTCCCTCGCCGCTCGCGCGGCTGCTGGCCGGCTCGGTCCGAGCCCTGGAGCGCCTGGACTACGCCATCGCCGACGGCGCCGTCACGTACACCGCCTCGATGGCCGCGGAGCTGGGGCTCGACCCCGACTCGCCGCGCGTCTACCCGAACGGAGCGCGCTACATCCGTGTCGGCGAGTTCCAGCCGCAGACGCCGTTCCCGGAGCGCGAGCGGCGGGTCGGCTTCCTCGGCCGGCTCGACGAGGAGAAGGGCGTCCGGGAACTCGCACAGGTGGCGAAGCGACTGCCCGACGACGTGACGTTCTCGTTCATCGGTGACGGCCGGCTCTCCGGATGGCTGGA of the Haloglomus salinum genome contains:
- a CDS encoding acyl-CoA dehydrogenase family protein, whose protein sequence is MSFELTAEQQAIWEAVRDFGESEIRPIAHEYNEEQRYPEQLRQQAADLDLVAPHIPEEYGGAGMDGVATVIVTEELWRADPGVGGAIAAADFGTGMILEYGDEWMKEEVLPRVTGGETPIATCISEPAHGSNVAGMETRARKDTAEQSSASPATASQEGDEYVIDGEKMWITNGTVADVYIVMAKTSPEDGHAGITAFLTEADRDGIEASRITNKLGIHAQDTAEVRFDGLRIPADNVVGEVDRGFYQLMEFFAPARADVAGQATGVAQAALDAAVAYARERKQFDQPIAEFQAIRHKLAEMATDIEAARSLAYRAGSAIDSGDTDEATRLASMAKLFASEHAVDVTDEAIQVHGGAGYVDDHPVERYYRDARVTKIYDGTSEIQKNIISEQLL
- a CDS encoding universal stress protein, which codes for MRFVVAVDGTSGSDRVLEHAASLAAAAAADLVLVHAVNPSVYEVMDGPIRDGSNAEERLLLESTEDAEERGEQLLERAAERMEGVDTETELLYGSPASAIAEYAEEIGADGVFVGHRDLSEEQERVLGSVAKRLVDNSPAPVTVVR
- a CDS encoding glycosyltransferase family 4 protein, which translates into the protein MPESVPDVCVVTHPLASAGENATRSLLDILSALTTVSLVTANLPADSEIWDRHEVVELTERGAGDSLPVAAARFLRNQLRMCRAIARRDEEVVLFFGATAYLLPILFARLRGKTVLLQPRGDVPLTLRLNWEQRVPSPLARLLAGSVRALERLDYAIADGAVTYTASMAAELGLDPDSPRVYPNGARYIRVGEFQPQTPFPERERRVGFLGRLDEEKGVRELAQVAKRLPDDVTFSFIGDGRLSGWLETELADEIAAGQVELRGWVDHDDVPAELSRLQLLVMPSQPTEGLPTTILEALACGTPVYATPVSGVPDVVRADETGFLMDSRDPDDIAAGIESVLAREDLADVSLRGRQLIETEFSLDAAVERYRAILTAAIDD